The segment CTTGCCTGTGGGCATCCGCAAGCGCATGGCCCTGGCCCGGGCCCTGTGCGGGGGCGGGCGGCTGTTGCTTTTGGATGAACCCACAGAGGGATTGGATGCGGAAGGCACGGCCATGGTCTATAAGGCCATGAACGATCTGGCTCAGGGCGGGGCAACCATTATTGTCATCAGCCATGATCCGGCCATCGTCAAGGGAGCTCATCAGATTCTGGACCTCGGAGTTGGTGAGGGGCATGTCCTGCGTCCCGGCGGGCGCGCCATCAGCCAGGAGCAGGTGGCACGATGAAGGAATTTCTGCAGAGACTGCGCGCCAAACCACTCATCATGGCCCAACTGCTGGGCGCTTCGTTTTTCGTCAATCTGTTGTCTTTTGCATCGCCATTATTCGTGATGCTCATTCTCGGGCAGTATGTGGATTCCGGATTTGACGGAACTTTGATTACCCTGTCCGTGGGGATGCTGGTGGCCCTGCTGATGCAGATCGGGTTCCGTCAGGCCAGGACGCTGATGGCGGGGTTGTTGTCCATCGAGCGGGATCGGGAGATCGCCCACGCCCTGTTCGAGGTACTGACGCGGGCCCGAACCATGGCTTTGCTCCGGGTGCCGGAAGGAGCAAAGCAGGAGATGACAGGCCACTTGCAGACTGTTCAAACGGCTTTTGCGCCGGGTACGGTTTGTGCGATGCTGGATGCACCTTTTTCCCTGTTGTTCATCGTGGCGACGTTCTTTTTGAGCCCTGCGCTGGCCTGGATCGGATTGGTCGGGATGGTGGTGACGGTGATTCTGGGCCTGACGTCGATGTCTGCCAATCGTAAGAGTGTTCTTGAGATGCAGCGGGCCTCTGTGGCTGTTCGTGGTGTTTCCTCAATGGCCCTGGCCGGAGCGGATACCGTCCGCGCCTATGGTGCGGGGGATTATCTGCGCAAGGTCTGGCGCGGGTACATGGGCGCGCTCCTGGATGTGCGGGAACGTCTGGCGGGCCTGAAGGGGCGTAGCATCGGTGCCAATCAGACCCTTGCTGTTCTGGTGCGGGTCTGCATCTATGCCTGGGGTGCCAAGCAATGCGTGTTGGGTGAGTTGTCCTTTGCGGCTTTGATTGCAGCCAATATCCTTGTCTCGCGTGGCATCAGACAGGCATCTCTACTGGTAGGTGCCGTGTCTCAGTTATCACGTGCAGAACAGGCCCTTGGCTTTTTGCGCGAATTTTTCAAACTCCCCTTGGAACTCCAGAATGGAACGGCCCTGCGCAGTTACAGTGGCCGGCTGGAGCTCAAGGACATGGCCTTCGCCTATCCCGGCGGGACAGGACCTCTCTTTGAATCCCTGTCCCTGTCTCTTGTGCCGGGCAGCGTGACGGTTATCCACGGGGCCAATGGAACGGGCAAGACGACGATGGCCCGGCTGTTGACCGGGCTGCTGGACCCGATGCGTGGCGAGGTTTTGGCCGATGGGATCACCATTCGTCAGTTGGCTCCGGCCTGGTGGCGCAAGCAACTTGTGTATGTGCCTCAGGAGCCAGAGTTTCTTGCAGGGACGATTCGGGAGAATATCCTGATGGCGAACCCGGAGGCGACCGAAGACAGTGTGGACAGGGCTGTTTCAAGGGCCGGCTTGGCTCGCTGGCTGGGGGCTTCCGCTCTGGGATTGGAGACATCGATGACCGAACTTGGCCGCAATCTTCCCCTTGGCGTGCGTAGGCGGATTGCCATGGCCCGAGCCCTGATTACCGATGGGCAGTTGGCGATTTTTGATGAGCCTTTGGAGGGCCTGGACTCCGAAGGTGCCAAGGCGGCCCATGAATTGATACGGAGCCTCGCGGAGCAGGGCTGTACCGTCATTGTCTTGTCTCACGATCTGGCCGTAGTCGACTCTCCTCATTTCGCTGTAGATTTGAATGTTAAACCGGTTCCGACCATCATGAGGCTTGCGCCGCTTCCCGGGACTGCCGCAATGGAGAAAAACCATGCCTGATGACAAGGCCGATACCAAGCATACCGGCAACAAGCCTGTCCAGGATCTTCTGGGCAGATTTGAGCAGGCAATCGTGGGACTCGTGTCCGGCTCTGGAGAAAGAGGCGCCACGCGGACTGCACGATTGTTCCTGTGGCTGACTGCGGCGTTGATGTTTCTGTTCCTGGTGTGGGCTGCCGTGGGGCAGCTTGACGTGGTCAGCACGGCCTCGGGTGAAGTCATCCCCAGTACAAAGGTCAAGAGTGTTCAGCATCTGGAGGGTGGAATCATCCGCGAAATCAAGGTTCGTGAAGGGGATGTGGTCAATGCTGGTCAGCCACTGATGATTCTGGAGGAGACTTTTCAGGGAGCCAGTGTTGAGGAACTCGAAGTGCGAATTGTTTCGCTGACCGCAGAGGTCGCCATGCACATTGCGCTGGCGGAAGGCAAGGACAAGTTGGTTTTTCCCGAGGGGTTCCAGAAGCAGCATCCTGACCTGACGGCTCAGACCATGGATTTATTCAAGACAAAGCTGCGGCGCATTCGGGGCGAGATTGCAGCCTTGAAGGAAAACGTGATCCAACGCCAGGAAGATATTAATGAGATTGAGGCCAGACTGCGCAACAATCGGAACAGTCTGAAAATCATTCGGGAACAGGTGAGCCTGTCTGCCGAGTTGCTCAAGGACAATCTCACTACCGAATTCCAGCATCTGGGATATCTGCGCGAGCAGTCGAGTTATCTGAACAAGATTGAGCAGGACAAGGCCGCACTGCCCCGGGCGAAATCTTCTCTGGCCGAAGCGCGTCAAAATCTGGATAGCTCCGAAACGGAATTTCGTGAAAATGCCAAGCAGGATCTGCGCAAGGCCAGGCGTGAGTTTGAGGAATTCACCCAGCGCATGCGTAAATTTGCCGACAGTCTGCAACGGACCATCATTCGGTCCCCCGTGGAAGGCGTGATCAAGAAGTTGCACTACGTGACCATCGGTGGAGTGGTGCAGGCCGGTGAGACCATTGTAGACATTGTCCCGTCGTCCGACAGATTGGTGGTGGAGGCGCATCTGCCCATTGGTGATATCGGTTACGTTCAGTCAGGGCAGCGAGCTGTGGTCAAGCTGGCATCCAGTGATGCAGCACGCTTCGGGAAACTGGAAGGAACCGTGGTCCAGGTCAGCCCGGATACGTTCACGACCCCCGAGGGAGCGACCTACTATTCGGTTCGTATCGAGACCAAAGGGGATTCCTTTGCACATGGAGATTTCGAATACAATCTGATTCCGGGCATGCTTGTCATGGTCTATATTCATACCGGCAACCGGACTGTGCTGGAATATCTGCTTGATCCCTTTATCGGGTCAGTGGATGAGGCTCTGCACGAGCGCTAAGGGGACGGTCATGAAGGTTTTGCTCATTCACCCCAATTTTCCGGCACAGCTCAGGCATGTGGCGATGAGTCTGGGGCAGGCCACCGGAAATGTGGTTGTTTTTGCCACCAAAAATCCCCGTCATGAGTGGTCCATCCCCGGAGTGAGCAAGGTGCTGTTCACGCCTGTCCAGGGCGAGGGACTGAAAGCCCACCGGTTGGCAAATCCTGTTCAGGATGCCGTGCTCCTTGGTGAGGCCATGCACAGGACAGCTCATGAACTGAACCGTCAGGGCTTCAGGCCCGACGTGATCTATGCCAATTCGGGCTGGGGCAGCACCTTGTACCTCAAGGATATCTGGCCCGATGTTCCTCTGCTGTGCTATTTTGAATGGTTCTATGATCCTGCCGGGGCCGATGCCCTGTTTGATACTCCTGCGCCGGCGGCTGGTGAATACCGGGCTCCCATGTTGATGCGTACCCGGAATTCATCAATCTTTAATGATCTTTGGGCTTGTACCCAAGGGCTTTCCCCCACCCATTGGCAGCGTAGCCAGTTCCCACAGGAATTCCAGCCCAAGATTGAAGTCCTGCATGATGGCGTGGATACTGATTTTTTTAGTCCGAACCCGGAGCAGCCTATGATTCTGGGTGATCTGGACCTGTCCGCCGAGGATGAAGTAGTGACCTTCGCCGGGCGAGGCATGGAGCCATATCGCGGTTTTCCGCAGTTCATGAAGGGGGTGGAGATTCTTCAGAAGCGGCGGGAAAAGTTGCATGTGGTTGTCGCAGGGACCGAACGGGTATGCTATGGCTCGCCGCGCGCCGATGGCAAGAGCTGGAAGCAGCACCTGCTCGAAACCCTGGACGTGGATGAGTCGCGATTGCATTTCGTGGGCTCGCTGCCTTACGGCGAGTACCGGAAATTGTTGCAGGCCAGCCGGTGTCACATCTATCTGTCGCGGCCCTTCGTGCTTTCCTGGTCTTTTGTCGAGGCCATGGCCTGTGGTTGCCCTTTGGCGGCCTCGGATACCGAACCAGTGCGTGAGGCGGTGTCTCATGGGAACAATGCCTTGCTCTTCGATTTCTTCAAGCCTTTGGAACTTGCTGATCGGGTGGAAGAGATTCTGGATGATCGTTCCCTGGCCCGGCGCTTGGGGGAGAACGCCCGCCAGACCGCCTTGACCCGTTATGATTTGAAGAAGCTTCTGCCCAAGCATCTCAAGCTGTTGGAACAGACGGCCATCAAGGGCCTGAAGGCCCGCGCGCAGAGCAAATAGGGTATTCCTGTTTTTTTAGCGAAAATGGCAAAAGATAAGGCCCGGAGCATCATGAGTTGATGCTCCGGGCCTTTTTGTTTCGGAGTCGTTCGATGCCGGGGGGTACAGTTCTAGAATTTGTAATTGATGGACAACCCGACGATATGGGTTTTTCCACCCGTGAAGGACGAGTCAAACACGCCTTCAGTGGGTCTTGCTTCCACATCGCGGTCCATGACCCAGAGGTAACCGTAGGACAGGTCTACCGTCAGGTCGTCGAAGACAAGGCCGGCGCCCAGGCTGACAATCTGACGGTCATTGCCGGGAACGGCATAGTCGACGTAATCATCGGGGATCGGGGACTGGTCGTAAACATAACCGGCCCGAAGATCCAGCCAGTCCGTAGCGCTGTATTCAACGCCCAACTGCCAGCGCCAGGTGTCCACCCAGTTCTTGTCGAAGCCCTGACTGTTCAGCACGTTGTCATAATTGAAAACCAGTTTCTTGTAGGCGCTCCAGAAGGTCCTGGTCACGTCCAGTTCCACTGTCAGGTCATCCATGGGTCTGAACATGAGGCCCATGGTCGCGGAACCGGGGATGGGCTCGGTGCCCTGGACATCGGTGTCTCGCAGTCCGGCATCGAAAAAGGTACCCGCAGCCACCTGGGCAGGGACGCCGCTACCGATCATGGCGGCGAGTGTTGCGTTGACGTTGGGGCCGCGATCGAAATCCGCATCGCCGCGAACGGTCAGCTCGGATTTCCCGCGATAGACGAGCCCTGCCGAGAACCAATCCTCGGGTTTCCAATGTAGGCCGAAGGTGTAGCCGGGGGTCCAGCCCTGGCAGGAAATTTCCTGGCGAACATCGTTGGCCGTTGTTGCCGGGTTGTTGGCCATGGTGACGTCGGTATATTTGGAATAGCCGAAGTCCATGACGATGATTTCCGGAGCAAAGGCCAGAGACAGCTCATCGGTGACTTTCCAGGCAAAGGCGGTGACCAGAGAGGTGGCCTTGATGCTGGCTGAGGCACAGTTGTAGCGTCCGAACCATGTCTCCTGGTCGCTGTAATCGGATCCTAGACCGACTCTTGAGTACATGCCCAAGCCGATCCAGACGTTGTCGTTCAACTGGTTCGTGTAATAGGCACTGGGAATGGTCCAGATATCGCCTTCGCCCTCGCCCTTGGTTCCGGCAGCCGTTTCGGCTGTGACGTTGGTATTGGGGGCAATGAACGCGGCACCAGCCTGAAAATGACTGCCTTCAAGCTGTGTGATCCCTGCGGGGTTGAAGGCAATGGCTGAAGGATCATCGGCCTTGGCAGCAAAGGCGCCGCCCAGGGCATTGCCGCGCGCGCTCCATTCATACAGGGCATAGCCGGCGCAGTGGCCGGAGGTGGCGGTGGTCAGGAACAACAGCAGCGTCAGGATGGGTAGGGCCGCGCGGGGCATAGGTGCGTCTCCAGTTGAAGTGTTTAATGGGAAAGGCGCAAGCACTATAATCCGCAGAAAGAATTGATCAAGTCGCAACAGCCTGTTTTTCATTAATGATTTGTTTACAGCTAAAGGTTCTTATTCACTTTTAATGAATCTTAAGGCAGTTGTATGACATTCTAGATGAATGGAGGCTGCTTAATGGACATGTTTGACCTTTACGCTGATCGCCTGGAACGAACAGGAGAATACGGGCTGCTCTTTGAACCGTCGGGTAGAATCTTGTATGCCAACAGGGTCTGGCGTCGGCGCCGGGGCGTCCATCGCGGCCGGGATCTCGGCAGTGTGTATGATGGTTTGCAGGAAAGCGAAGCTCGAGTGCTGCGCCGCTCCATTGCCGAAGCTCGAGGCGGACCGCCCATGAGTGACCTTGTTGTCACTGTCAGCACCGCCGATGGGCGAGGGATGCGGCAGATGCTCTGGCGAGGCGTGGAATTGCACCTGCCTGAGCGTGGAGGTGTTATTATAATGGCCCTGGGACGGCCTCTGGACCCTGTGGGAGGCGATGGCGAGGGTATGGGCTTCACCATCCGGCCGGACGGCACTGTGTTGGATGTCAGCGCGGAAATCTGTCGTTTGTGCGGATATGGCCGGGCAGAGGTTCTGGCCATGAATACAGGGCAGCTCTATTTTGATGATGGGGAACATCGGCGTATCCTTCGTGGGTTGTTCGAATATGGATTCATCAAGCGGGGTGAAGTGACCTTGCGTTGCAAGGACGGTGAGCCTCGGGCCTTCCTGTTTACGGCTCATGCATTGCGTCAACGCGATGGCAGCGTTTGGGCTTATTCGGGATACTTTCGTTCCCCAAAGACACCGGACGCATCGGAAATGCTGAAGACCTTTGGCGCAATTGTTGAAGCCCTGCCGGATATTGCCTGGGTCGCTGGCAGGGATCACACCCTCGCAGCGGTCAACGCCAGTTACCTGCGGGCTTTTCGGCTTCGGCGTGAGGACGCCGTGGGTGGGCGCGAGAATAAATTGTTTCAGGAATCCATTGCTCAAGGCTTGATCCAGGCGGCAATTCGGGTGTTTGAGGAACGTCGTGAAATCGTGACGTCCATGATGCCGCATTTTGCAGGGGGGGCACTTTGGTATCGCGTTGTCCGTCGCCCCATCTTTGATCAAACGGGCCGTGATGTTGTGGGGCTTCTGGGGATTTGCACTGACATTACGCGCCAAGCCGGACGAGAGACCGCTTTCATGGAATCTATAGTGGAGGAAGAGGGCGACGCGGTTCTGGTGATTGATTCTCAGGGGCGGCTTATTCGGCGCAGCTCAACACTCTTTTCGCCCACAGTGCTTGGTGCTGGCGAAGGCGAATCCGAGACACCCCCTGAATTGACGGGGATTCTGGACATCCTTCATCCTGAGGATTTGCCCAGAGCCCAGCGCAGTATGCGCCGTGTTCTGGCAGGAAAAGGGCCGGACAGCATGGAATGTCGCGTCAAGAACGCCAAAGGAAGATATATGCGCGTAGCCGTAAAATCCTATTTCAATGATGAATTCTTCAATGAACCCCGAATGTACGTTGTCGCACGTGATATCGGGCGGGCCATGCAGCTCAGGCGAGCCGAGTTGGTGCTTGAGCGTCTCAAGAAGGCAACAGGCGCCGTCTCGAACCGGGAGTTAGCCGAATTTCTCAATGTTTCCCCTGCATCGATTTCCAACGCCAAGCGTGCGCAACGCATTCCCGCTGATTGGCTATTGGCCGTGGGACGGGACACGGGCTGGTCCATGGACTGGCTGTTCTCGGGGCTGGGAGCGGAGCATCGTGGCGAGTAGCCTGTCAGGGCGATTACCCTGGATGGGCGGAGCCGAGATGCTGCGCCATGAGAAATAAAAAAGGGCGTCCTTTGGGGACGCCCTTCGTAATTGTTTTGATGCACCCGGTGGCTACAGGATCTGCTTCATGAACAGCTTGGTGCGTTCGTGCTGCGGATTCTCAAAGAAATGGGTCGGAGGGCCGACTTCCACAACCTGACCGTAGTCCATGAATACAACTCGGTCGGCCACTTCACGGGCAAAGCCCATTTCGTGGGTGACCACCACCATGGTCATGCCGTCCTTGGCCAGCTTGACCATGACGTCCAGCACCTCACCGATCATCTCCGGGTCCAGAGCGGATGTGGGTTCGTCAAAAAGCATGATCTTGGGGTTCATGGCCAAGGCACGGGCAATGGCGACACGCTGCTGCTGGCCGCCAGAGAGTTTGGAGGGAAAAACCCCAGCCTTGTCCGGGATGCCGACTCTGGTCAGCAGGCGCATGGCAGTCTCGCGGGCTTCATCCTTGGGCACGCCCTTGAGCTTCATGGGGGCCATGGTCAGGTTCTGCAAAACGGTCTTATGCGGGAAGAGGTTGAAACTCTGGAAGACCATTCCCAGTTCCTGACGGATCTTATTGATGTCATTGGCGGGGTCGACGATATTCTCCCCGTCCACGATGATCTGGCCCCGGTCAATCTGTTCCAGGCGATTGATGGAACGCAGCAAGGTCGATTTACCCGATCCGCTGGGTCCCAGAATGACCACCTTTTCGCCTTTCTCAATGTCCAGGCTAACGTCGTTGAGGGCGGTCAGGTCCCCGTAGTGCTTGTAGACGTTCTTGATCTGGATGATGGGATTAGTCGTGGTCATAGAAATTCAACCTCTGTTCCATGTTGCTGACGGCTTTGGACAACACAAGAGTGATGACCAAATACACCAGGGCAACCATTGTGTACGCTTCGAAATAGTAAAATGATTCGCTGGCAAATTCGCGTCCACGCCTGAGCAGGTCAGCCACCGCAAGGATGGAGACCAGGGACGAGTCCTTCAGCAGGGCAATGAACTCGTTGCCAACGGGGGGCAGGATGGTCCGCCAAGCCTGGGGCAGGATGACCATGAACATGGTCTGGGCGCGGTTGAAGCCGAGCGAACGGGCGGCTTCGGTCTGGCCTTTGTCGATGGACTCGATACCGGCGCGAAAGACCTCTCCCATGTACGCGCCGTAGCAGATGCCCATTGCGGAAACCGCGGCCACCAGCGGCGGCATGTTCTTCAGGAAAAGGAACAAGGCGTTGGTCTCAGGCAGGTTGCGGAAGACGTGTCCCAGCGCGAAGTAGAGATAGAACAACTGCACCAAGAGCGGAATTCCCCGGACCACCTCGACATAGGTTGAGGCGATCAGGTTGATCAGTCTGTTGCGGGACAGTCGTCCAAGTCCGGTGATCAGACCCAGCACCAGGGAGACCATGATGGACAGGATCGTCACCTGGAAAGTGACCAGGACCCCATCGGGCACGAACTTGAGGATGCGAAGATATGGCTCGGGCTTGGCAAGGCAGAGGTAGGAAATGACGGCGATGGCCCCGATAAAGGACAGCCACCATGCGTCCACAATGCCGCGATCCTTTTTTCTGGGGATAGCAGCGCCGTCACCAACCTCGATGGTGACTTTATTCTTGGTGCTCATAATGAAAACCCTGTCAGGTTATTGAAATGTCCGAGGCCGTACGAATTCGCACGGCCCCGGGAATGGATCGATGGATTGTCGGCTTAGTTGCCGAACCACTTGGCGAAAATCTTGTCGTATTCGCCGGAGGCTTTGACTTTGGCCAGAGCCTTGTTCAGTGCATCCAGAACTTCCTTGTCGCCCTTCTGCACGGCAAAGCCGAGGTACTCGGGAGAGTCGGGGGTAATCAGGTAACCCAGGGTCAGAGTCTTGGCGTAGTTAGGGTTGGTCAGCGCGTAGTCGGCGGCGACAGCGTCGTCACAGATAACGGCGTCGAGACGGCCATTGTTCAGGTCGGTGATGGCCAGGCCCACTTCGTCATAGGACTTGGGGGTCGCGCCAGCGATCTTCTTGGCAGCGAAGTAACCGGTGGTGCCGATCTGGGCACCAATGGTCTTGCCCTTCAGGGCTTCGGGGCCGGTGATGCCACTGCCTTCGCGCACAACAACGCCCTGCTTCACTTCGAAGTAGGGGTCGGAGAAGTCCATGGCACGCTTGCGCTCGTCGGTGATGGAAACGGAGGAGGCGATGACGTCGTACTTGCCGGAAGCAAGACCAGCGAAGATGCCATCCCATGCGGTGTTTTTGATGTCAGCGGTAAAGCCGCCTGCTTTGGCCATGGCTCTGACCAGTTCAGGGCAGAAGCCGACGATGTCCTTGTTGGCATCGACCATTTCCATGGGCGGCCAGGTGGCATCGGCTGCAAAGGTGATGGTTTTCGCCTGAGCGATACCAGCCAGGAAGGCTACAGCTACAAGGGCCAACATAAGTTTCTTGAACATGCTCGTCTCCTCCATGTGTTCAAGGGTGCGGTGCTTTGCCGCAATCCGTTCAAAGAAATGGGAGCTGCCCGACCGGGACGAGGCGCCTACCGGCAAGACTGCTTGAAACCCGAATTAAATCAACTACTCCAATATGGGCAGGGATGACAAGTCCCCCCTAGCGGGGCGGGGTGCAGCAGGGATGAAGGGTAGAGTGATCGATAGTCTATTGATTCCGGGGCGTTCAATACGAAAACCGTTTGGATTATTGGCTGATTCCCGCCATCAAGAGTCCGATGGAATCAACTTTTTTTTCATCCGATGCGTCAAAAACGTCCATAAAACGGCCTTTGAACATGACCGCCACGCGATCGGCCAATTGCAAGGCCTCGTTCAGATCGCCAGTGACCAGCAGCACACCTGCCGTGGTGCGGGCGTTGAGCAATCGATGCCAGACTTCTTCGGTGGCGGAGATGTCCAGGCCCTGGCTGGGCTGCTCGGCTACTATGATCTGTGGGCGGCGGAAGAACTCCCGCCCCAACACCAGTTTTTGCAGATTGCCTCCCGACAGTTGTCGCGCATGGGCTTGTGGGCCGGGGCAGGCCACATGGAAGCGGCGGATGATGGTCTTGGTCACATCCAGGGCGAGGGTGCGGTTCAGAAAAACCTTGGGGGCGAAGCCGCGCCGGGTGGTGAGTAGGACGTTGTCCGTCAGGTCCAGATCGGGGCAGGTTGCCATCCCCAATCGATCCTCGGGAATGTGGGCGACAGTTCCGCGCCATGAAGGATGTTTGAAAAACTGTTTCCATTCCTGATCCAGCAGGCGCACGGTGCCCTTTTCGGGCGCCATGGCGCCAGTAACAACGTCGACCAGCTCATTCTGGCCGTTGCCGCCTACGCCAACGATGGCAATAATCTCTCCCTTGCGCAGGGTCAGGCTCAAGTTGTCCAAGCCCTTTCCGCCCAGGTTTTCTATCTCCAGCACGGGTTCTTTTTTGACCACTTCACCGCGATCGACTTCCTGCACGACCTCACGGCCCACCATGCGGCTGGCCAATTCGGCCTTGGAGGTGATCTGTGACCGTGGGGAGTTGTCCACAATTTCGCCACGGCGCAGGATGGCTATCGCATCCGATACCTGAAGGACTTCCTTGAGCTTGTGGCTGATGAAGACGATGGCTTTTCCGCGGCTGGTCATCTGCTTGAGAGCCTGGAACAATTGGTCGGTCTCACCGGGAGTCAGGACTGCTGTGGGTTCATCAAAG is part of the Desulfovibrio ferrophilus genome and harbors:
- a CDS encoding PAS domain-containing protein; protein product: MDMFDLYADRLERTGEYGLLFEPSGRILYANRVWRRRRGVHRGRDLGSVYDGLQESEARVLRRSIAEARGGPPMSDLVVTVSTADGRGMRQMLWRGVELHLPERGGVIIMALGRPLDPVGGDGEGMGFTIRPDGTVLDVSAEICRLCGYGRAEVLAMNTGQLYFDDGEHRRILRGLFEYGFIKRGEVTLRCKDGEPRAFLFTAHALRQRDGSVWAYSGYFRSPKTPDASEMLKTFGAIVEALPDIAWVAGRDHTLAAVNASYLRAFRLRREDAVGGRENKLFQESIAQGLIQAAIRVFEERREIVTSMMPHFAGGALWYRVVRRPIFDQTGRDVVGLLGICTDITRQAGRETAFMESIVEEEGDAVLVIDSQGRLIRRSSTLFSPTVLGAGEGESETPPELTGILDILHPEDLPRAQRSMRRVLAGKGPDSMECRVKNAKGRYMRVAVKSYFNDEFFNEPRMYVVARDIGRAMQLRRAELVLERLKKATGAVSNRELAEFLNVSPASISNAKRAQRIPADWLLAVGRDTGWSMDWLFSGLGAEHRGE
- a CDS encoding amino acid ABC transporter permease, with product MSTKNKVTIEVGDGAAIPRKKDRGIVDAWWLSFIGAIAVISYLCLAKPEPYLRILKFVPDGVLVTFQVTILSIMVSLVLGLITGLGRLSRNRLINLIASTYVEVVRGIPLLVQLFYLYFALGHVFRNLPETNALFLFLKNMPPLVAAVSAMGICYGAYMGEVFRAGIESIDKGQTEAARSLGFNRAQTMFMVILPQAWRTILPPVGNEFIALLKDSSLVSILAVADLLRRGREFASESFYYFEAYTMVALVYLVITLVLSKAVSNMEQRLNFYDHD
- a CDS encoding HlyD family type I secretion periplasmic adaptor subunit, with translation MPDDKADTKHTGNKPVQDLLGRFEQAIVGLVSGSGERGATRTARLFLWLTAALMFLFLVWAAVGQLDVVSTASGEVIPSTKVKSVQHLEGGIIREIKVREGDVVNAGQPLMILEETFQGASVEELEVRIVSLTAEVAMHIALAEGKDKLVFPEGFQKQHPDLTAQTMDLFKTKLRRIRGEIAALKENVIQRQEDINEIEARLRNNRNSLKIIREQVSLSAELLKDNLTTEFQHLGYLREQSSYLNKIEQDKAALPRAKSSLAEARQNLDSSETEFRENAKQDLRKARREFEEFTQRMRKFADSLQRTIIRSPVEGVIKKLHYVTIGGVVQAGETIVDIVPSSDRLVVEAHLPIGDIGYVQSGQRAVVKLASSDAARFGKLEGTVVQVSPDTFTTPEGATYYSVRIETKGDSFAHGDFEYNLIPGMLVMVYIHTGNRTVLEYLLDPFIGSVDEALHER
- a CDS encoding ATP-binding cassette domain-containing protein; its protein translation is MKEFLQRLRAKPLIMAQLLGASFFVNLLSFASPLFVMLILGQYVDSGFDGTLITLSVGMLVALLMQIGFRQARTLMAGLLSIERDREIAHALFEVLTRARTMALLRVPEGAKQEMTGHLQTVQTAFAPGTVCAMLDAPFSLLFIVATFFLSPALAWIGLVGMVVTVILGLTSMSANRKSVLEMQRASVAVRGVSSMALAGADTVRAYGAGDYLRKVWRGYMGALLDVRERLAGLKGRSIGANQTLAVLVRVCIYAWGAKQCVLGELSFAALIAANILVSRGIRQASLLVGAVSQLSRAEQALGFLREFFKLPLELQNGTALRSYSGRLELKDMAFAYPGGTGPLFESLSLSLVPGSVTVIHGANGTGKTTMARLLTGLLDPMRGEVLADGITIRQLAPAWWRKQLVYVPQEPEFLAGTIRENILMANPEATEDSVDRAVSRAGLARWLGASALGLETSMTELGRNLPLGVRRRIAMARALITDGQLAIFDEPLEGLDSEGAKAAHELIRSLAEQGCTVIVLSHDLAVVDSPHFAVDLNVKPVPTIMRLAPLPGTAAMEKNHA
- a CDS encoding OmpP1/FadL family transporter, yielding MPRAALPILTLLLFLTTATSGHCAGYALYEWSARGNALGGAFAAKADDPSAIAFNPAGITQLEGSHFQAGAAFIAPNTNVTAETAAGTKGEGEGDIWTIPSAYYTNQLNDNVWIGLGMYSRVGLGSDYSDQETWFGRYNCASASIKATSLVTAFAWKVTDELSLAFAPEIIVMDFGYSKYTDVTMANNPATTANDVRQEISCQGWTPGYTFGLHWKPEDWFSAGLVYRGKSELTVRGDADFDRGPNVNATLAAMIGSGVPAQVAAGTFFDAGLRDTDVQGTEPIPGSATMGLMFRPMDDLTVELDVTRTFWSAYKKLVFNYDNVLNSQGFDKNWVDTWRWQLGVEYSATDWLDLRAGYVYDQSPIPDDYVDYAVPGNDRQIVSLGAGLVFDDLTVDLSYGYLWVMDRDVEARPTEGVFDSSFTGGKTHIVGLSINYKF
- a CDS encoding glycosyltransferase; protein product: MKVLLIHPNFPAQLRHVAMSLGQATGNVVVFATKNPRHEWSIPGVSKVLFTPVQGEGLKAHRLANPVQDAVLLGEAMHRTAHELNRQGFRPDVIYANSGWGSTLYLKDIWPDVPLLCYFEWFYDPAGADALFDTPAPAAGEYRAPMLMRTRNSSIFNDLWACTQGLSPTHWQRSQFPQEFQPKIEVLHDGVDTDFFSPNPEQPMILGDLDLSAEDEVVTFAGRGMEPYRGFPQFMKGVEILQKRREKLHVVVAGTERVCYGSPRADGKSWKQHLLETLDVDESRLHFVGSLPYGEYRKLLQASRCHIYLSRPFVLSWSFVEAMACGCPLAASDTEPVREAVSHGNNALLFDFFKPLELADRVEEILDDRSLARRLGENARQTALTRYDLKKLLPKHLKLLEQTAIKGLKARAQSK
- a CDS encoding basic amino acid ABC transporter substrate-binding protein — its product is MFKKLMLALVAVAFLAGIAQAKTITFAADATWPPMEMVDANKDIVGFCPELVRAMAKAGGFTADIKNTAWDGIFAGLASGKYDVIASSVSITDERKRAMDFSDPYFEVKQGVVVREGSGITGPEALKGKTIGAQIGTTGYFAAKKIAGATPKSYDEVGLAITDLNNGRLDAVICDDAVAADYALTNPNYAKTLTLGYLITPDSPEYLGFAVQKGDKEVLDALNKALAKVKASGEYDKIFAKWFGN
- a CDS encoding ABC transporter ATP-binding protein, giving the protein MTTSNSQTPPVVRLQDISKSFGPVKANQNISLDINAGKVLALLGENGAGKSTLMNMLSGVFPPDSGHILLDGQEHHFESPKDAIQAGIGMVYQHFKLVNSMTVAQNVLLGQEGSFIIRPREMEARVDKLAKRYGLDIDPAAIVNTLSMGERQRVEILKLLYRDSRVLIFDEPTAVLTPGETDQLFQALKQMTSRGKAIVFISHKLKEVLQVSDAIAILRRGEIVDNSPRSQITSKAELASRMVGREVVQEVDRGEVVKKEPVLEIENLGGKGLDNLSLTLRKGEIIAIVGVGGNGQNELVDVVTGAMAPEKGTVRLLDQEWKQFFKHPSWRGTVAHIPEDRLGMATCPDLDLTDNVLLTTRRGFAPKVFLNRTLALDVTKTIIRRFHVACPGPQAHARQLSGGNLQKLVLGREFFRRPQIIVAEQPSQGLDISATEEVWHRLLNARTTAGVLLVTGDLNEALQLADRVAVMFKGRFMDVFDASDEKKVDSIGLLMAGISQ
- a CDS encoding amino acid ABC transporter ATP-binding protein, whose protein sequence is MTTTNPIIQIKNVYKHYGDLTALNDVSLDIEKGEKVVILGPSGSGKSTLLRSINRLEQIDRGQIIVDGENIVDPANDINKIRQELGMVFQSFNLFPHKTVLQNLTMAPMKLKGVPKDEARETAMRLLTRVGIPDKAGVFPSKLSGGQQQRVAIARALAMNPKIMLFDEPTSALDPEMIGEVLDVMVKLAKDGMTMVVVTHEMGFAREVADRVVFMDYGQVVEVGPPTHFFENPQHERTKLFMKQIL